A portion of the Ardenticatenales bacterium genome contains these proteins:
- a CDS encoding YfcE family phosphodiesterase, with translation MSKIAIMSDTHDNIAGLQKALASIRESGAEMLLHCGDLCAPFMIKHLAEGFPGPIQIVFGNNDGDGRLLHTVASQYAHVTLNGIYTEISFAGRHIAMIHYPEPARRIAQSGQFDLVCYGHNHLQNWEQVGDCFLVNPGEILGMYGAPSWGLYDCATHKFMFHSNA, from the coding sequence ATGAGTAAAATCGCCATCATGTCCGACACGCATGACAACATCGCCGGCTTGCAAAAGGCGCTGGCGAGCATCCGCGAGAGCGGCGCGGAGATGCTGCTGCACTGCGGCGATCTGTGCGCTCCATTTATGATCAAGCACCTGGCGGAGGGCTTTCCCGGCCCCATTCAGATCGTTTTTGGCAACAACGATGGAGATGGACGATTGCTACACACGGTTGCCTCGCAATACGCCCATGTCACCCTCAACGGCATCTACACCGAAATCTCCTTTGCCGGGCGCCATATCGCCATGATCCACTACCCGGAACCCGCCCGCCGCATCGCCCAATCCGGCCAGTTCGACCTGGTCTGCTATGGGCACAATCACCTGCAAAACTGGGAGCAGGTGGGCGATTGCTTCCTGGTGAATCCCGGCGAAATCCTGGGCATGTACGGCGCGCCCAGTTGGGGCCTCTACGACTGCGCCACGCACAAATTCATGTTCCATAGCAACGCCTAA
- a CDS encoding amidohydrolase family protein — translation MTYILIENGALIDGRGGTPINHGAVLIKDNRIQAVGPRAQVDAPSSDVTRIDARGGAILPGLIDTHVHFTMEGFNLQEQLAKPFSLRFYETIGRMRRTLDAGITTVRDAGGSDLGVKQAVERGLVPGPRMQISITVLTTTGGHGDGWLPSGVDLGLFGGYPGAPSGRCDGVEEVRKKVREVLRAGADVIKVCATGGVLSPTDHPEFTQFSLEELAVMVEEGQYRRGIKVMAHAQGTEGIMNAVRAGIHSIEHGIYLNDEVITLMKEHGTFLVPTLLAPLAVLEAAEGSGNMPEWGIRKAREVIEIHSASIAAAYQAGVKIAMGTDAGVMAHGTNLRELGLMCGIGMSPMEAIVATTKTAAECLGWQDQIGTLQAGKLADVIITRANPLENIRSLEDANNIRVVIKDGKVVKDG, via the coding sequence ATGACATACATTCTCATTGAAAATGGCGCGTTGATTGATGGTCGCGGCGGCACGCCCATCAACCACGGCGCGGTGTTGATCAAGGATAATCGGATTCAAGCGGTGGGGCCGCGGGCGCAGGTAGACGCGCCATCGTCGGATGTGACCCGGATTGATGCGCGGGGGGGCGCTATTTTACCGGGCCTGATTGACACCCACGTTCATTTTACAATGGAGGGGTTCAATTTGCAGGAGCAGTTGGCAAAACCGTTTTCGCTGCGCTTTTATGAGACAATTGGAAGGATGCGGCGAACGTTGGATGCCGGCATTACCACAGTCCGTGACGCAGGTGGTTCTGATCTCGGCGTCAAGCAAGCCGTCGAGCGCGGCCTCGTCCCCGGTCCGCGCATGCAGATCAGCATCACCGTCCTCACCACCACCGGCGGCCACGGCGACGGCTGGCTCCCCTCCGGCGTGGATTTGGGACTGTTCGGCGGCTACCCGGGCGCGCCCAGCGGACGCTGCGACGGCGTGGAAGAGGTGCGCAAGAAGGTGCGCGAAGTGCTGCGCGCGGGCGCAGACGTGATCAAAGTCTGCGCCACGGGCGGCGTCCTCAGCCCCACCGACCATCCCGAATTCACCCAGTTCTCGCTGGAGGAGTTGGCCGTGATGGTCGAGGAAGGCCAGTACCGGCGGGGCATCAAGGTGATGGCACACGCGCAGGGGACGGAAGGGATTATGAATGCGGTACGTGCCGGCATTCACTCCATCGAACACGGCATCTACCTCAACGACGAAGTCATCACCCTCATGAAAGAGCACGGCACATTCCTCGTCCCCACCCTGCTGGCCCCCCTGGCCGTGCTGGAAGCCGCCGAAGGCAGCGGCAACATGCCCGAATGGGGCATCCGCAAAGCGCGCGAAGTCATCGAAATCCACAGCGCCAGCATCGCCGCCGCCTACCAGGCAGGCGTCAAAATCGCCATGGGCACCGATGCCGGCGTCATGGCGCACGGAACCAATTTGCGCGAACTCGGCCTCATGTGCGGCATCGGCATGAGTCCCATGGAAGCCATCGTCGCCACCACCAAAACCGCCGCCGAATGCCTCGGCTGGCAAGACCAGATCGGCACGCTGCAAGCAGGCAAACTGGCGGACGTCATCATCACCCGCGCCAACCCGCTGGAAAATATCCGCTCCCTGGAAGACGCGAACAACATTCGCGTCGTCATCAAAGATGGGAAAGTGGTTAAGGACGGTTGA
- a CDS encoding metallophosphoesterase — translation MPAETLYFVHLTDSHIGPTPAFSRHGHRSYSCARRAVDIINSLPVRPDFVMHTGDVVTAPDPRSYALAAELFAGLEPPVYYATGNHDTASDIRAWLPMGPHEPLLDDPAFLCYRFHVKGYRLVVLDARAPDELDPHGLMPASQLAYLHQEARETDGPPLVVFLHFPVLPLNAPWMDANMRLINWEETHAAFAGIGPRLRAVCHGHVHQNMQTSRDGVLYVAAASTFSQFAAWPTDEDVRLDPDHLPGFNFVHLLPHQTIIHQHTFPRPQP, via the coding sequence ATGCCAGCGGAAACGCTCTATTTTGTGCATCTGACGGATAGCCACATTGGTCCCACGCCCGCCTTTAGCCGCCACGGGCATCGCTCTTATTCTTGCGCCCGGCGCGCGGTGGACATCATCAACAGCCTCCCTGTGCGCCCTGATTTCGTGATGCACACGGGCGATGTCGTCACGGCCCCTGATCCTCGCTCCTATGCGTTGGCCGCGGAACTGTTCGCCGGACTGGAGCCGCCCGTCTACTACGCGACGGGTAATCACGACACGGCAAGCGACATTCGCGCCTGGCTGCCGATGGGACCCCACGAGCCGCTGCTGGATGATCCCGCTTTTCTCTGCTACCGTTTTCACGTGAAGGGGTATCGGCTGGTGGTGTTGGATGCGCGCGCGCCGGATGAACTGGACCCCCATGGGTTGATGCCGGCATCTCAACTCGCCTATCTCCACCAGGAAGCCAGGGAAACGGACGGCCCGCCGTTGGTCGTCTTCCTGCACTTCCCCGTCCTGCCCCTGAACGCTCCCTGGATGGATGCCAACATGCGCCTGATCAATTGGGAAGAGACGCACGCGGCGTTTGCCGGCATCGGCCCCCGCCTGCGCGCCGTCTGTCATGGGCACGTCCATCAAAACATGCAGACATCGCGTGATGGCGTCCTCTACGTCGCCGCCGCCAGCACCTTCTCCCAGTTCGCCGCCTGGCCCACCGACGAAGATGTGCGCCTGGATCCCGACCACCTGCCCGGCTTCAACTTCGTCCATCTTCTGCCCCACCAAACCATCATCCACCAGCACACCTTTCCCCGCCCCCAACCCTAA
- a CDS encoding AAA family ATPase, which produces MIQKLYVHNYRCLENFELKLKDMPSALLIGKNGTGKSTVAAALEIFQSIGRGVNRVGELVRPFDSARSRADVPIRFEIEILLAGQLYEYQLALELPERFRELRVLEETLIVSGKPVYSRQEAQVTLHISEQNRDAQFSVDWHLVALPVIQVQSENDPLHVFRTWLARMIIISPIPTQMTGDSQGETLELLRDVSNFGEWFTGVLSRYPAAYAHVDQYLRAVMPDIQDVLNEPVGKDARSMVVRFAANQANLRVEFGHLSDGEKCFFICATVLAANKSYGPLFCFWDEPDSYLSLSEVGHFIVSLRRSFASQGQFLATSHNGEAIRRFGHENTFVLDRKSHLEPTLIRRLSELSLEGDLIETLIRGDLEL; this is translated from the coding sequence ATGATTCAGAAACTTTATGTCCACAACTACAGATGTCTTGAGAACTTCGAACTGAAGCTGAAAGACATGCCCTCTGCTCTGTTGATTGGGAAAAATGGCACGGGCAAATCAACGGTAGCCGCTGCGCTGGAGATATTTCAATCCATCGGCCGCGGCGTCAACCGCGTAGGGGAATTGGTGCGGCCTTTTGATTCTGCGCGCAGTAGAGCGGATGTTCCTATCCGTTTTGAAATAGAAATCCTGCTTGCCGGGCAATTGTATGAATACCAACTGGCTTTAGAACTCCCGGAACGATTCCGAGAACTGCGCGTTCTTGAGGAAACCCTAATAGTCTCAGGAAAGCCCGTTTATTCCCGACAGGAAGCCCAGGTGACACTGCACATAAGCGAGCAAAACCGTGATGCTCAATTCTCCGTGGACTGGCATCTGGTGGCCCTGCCGGTCATTCAGGTTCAATCCGAAAACGATCCGCTGCACGTTTTTAGAACATGGCTGGCGCGCATGATCATCATTTCCCCAATTCCCACTCAGATGACGGGTGACTCCCAGGGCGAAACGCTGGAGCTGTTGCGAGATGTGTCGAACTTCGGCGAATGGTTCACAGGCGTTCTCAGCCGCTATCCCGCCGCCTATGCCCACGTTGACCAATATCTGCGCGCCGTGATGCCGGACATTCAAGATGTGCTGAACGAACCGGTGGGCAAGGACGCCCGCAGCATGGTGGTGCGCTTTGCCGCCAATCAGGCGAATCTACGGGTTGAGTTCGGCCATCTTTCTGATGGGGAGAAGTGCTTTTTTATTTGCGCCACTGTACTCGCCGCTAACAAATCATACGGCCCCCTCTTTTGCTTCTGGGATGAACCAGACAGTTATCTTTCCCTGTCAGAAGTCGGGCACTTTATTGTCTCGCTGCGCCGGTCTTTTGCGAGTCAGGGGCAGTTCCTGGCTACTTCGCATAATGGTGAAGCCATCAGGCGATTTGGGCACGAGAATACGTTTGTCCTTGATCGCAAGAGCCATCTGGAGCCAACCCTCATCAGACGGCTCAGTGAGTTATCATTAGAAGGAGACCTGATCGAAACGCTCATTCGGGGGGACCTGGAACTGTGA